The DNA segment CGCCGAGCTGTGCGTCCAGGGCGCGCGGCTGCTGGCAGCGCTCCTGGCCCAGCCGGCGAACGGCAAGGAGGGCTACGATCGGGTCCACGAGGTCGAGCACGAGGCCGACCGGGTCTGCCAGGAGACGATGGAGACCCTGCACTCGACCTTCGTCACGCCGATCGAGCGCGGCGACATCCACCAGCTCTCCAGCCGACTGGACGACATCGTCGACTCGGTCGAGGCCACGGCCCAGCGCGTGTGGCTGTACGAGATCGGCCGGCCCACGCCCGAGGTGATCGAGATGGGCGCCAACCTGGTGCGCGCGACCGAGGCGCTGAAGACCGCGGTCGACGCGCTGAGCGGCCGGCTCGACGCGACGCGCATGCGCGAGCTGTGCGGCTCGGTGAAGCAGGTCGAGAAGGAGAACGACCGCGTGCTGCGCCGCGCCACCGCCCGGCTGTTCAAGGAAGAGAACGACGCGCGCATGCTGATCAAGTGGAAGGAGATCTACGAGGACGTCGAGCGCGCGGTCGACTACTGCGAGGACGTGGCGAACGTCATCGAGGGCGTGGTTCTCGAGAACACCTGATGGAAGGGCTCCTCGTCGCAGTCGTCGCCGTGGCGCTGTTCTTCGACTACACGAACGGCTTCCACGACGCCGCGAACGCGGTCGCGACGTCGATCTCGACCCGCGCCGTGCCGCCGAACGTGGCGCTGCTCGCCGCCGCGGCGCTGAACATCGTGGGCGCTCTCGTCTCGACCAACGTCGCGGCCACGCTGGCCAAGGGCATCGTCGACGCGGGCGCGGTGAACCCGCCCGTCATGCTGGGCGGACTGATCGGCGCGACCGCCTGGAACCTGCTCACCTGGTGGTGGGCGCTGCCGTCGTCGTCGTCGCACTGCCTGATCGGCGGCGTGGCGGGCGCGGTGCTCGCGACCTCGGGTCCCTCCAACGTGCTCTGGGCCGGGATCCTCGAGAAGGTGCTGATCCCGACCGTCTGCGCGCCGCTGATCGGCTTCGCGGTCGGGATCGTCCTGATGGTCGTCATCCTGTGGATCTTCAAGGAGGCGCACCCGGGCGTGCTGCAGCGGCGCTTCCGGCTGGCCCAGCTGGTGTCGGCCTCGTTCATGGCGTTCAGCCACGGTTCGAACGACGCCCAGAAGACCATGGGCGTGATCACGCTGGCGCTCTTCGCCGCGGGCCAGATCCCGACCGCGGACGTCCCGCTCTGGGTGAAGCTGGCCTCGGCCGTCGTGATCGGGCTGGGCACGTACTCCGGCGGGCGGCGGATCATCCGAACCCTGGGCATGCGCCTCGTGAAGCTCACCCCGGTACACGGATTCGCTGCGGAGACGGCGGCTTCCGCGGTTCTCCTGGGAACGGCGCACTTCGGCTTCCCGGTCTCCACCACGCACGTGATCTCGACCTCGATCATGGGGGTCGGGGCGACCCAGCGGCTCTCGGCGGTACGCTGG comes from the Candidatus Sulfotelmatobacter sp. genome and includes:
- a CDS encoding DUF47 family protein, whose amino-acid sequence is MLARLLPRKSEFFVLFSRHAELCVQGARLLAALLAQPANGKEGYDRVHEVEHEADRVCQETMETLHSTFVTPIERGDIHQLSSRLDDIVDSVEATAQRVWLYEIGRPTPEVIEMGANLVRATEALKTAVDALSGRLDATRMRELCGSVKQVEKENDRVLRRATARLFKEENDARMLIKWKEIYEDVERAVDYCEDVANVIEGVVLENT
- a CDS encoding inorganic phosphate transporter, encoding MEGLLVAVVAVALFFDYTNGFHDAANAVATSISTRAVPPNVALLAAAALNIVGALVSTNVAATLAKGIVDAGAVNPPVMLGGLIGATAWNLLTWWWALPSSSSHCLIGGVAGAVLATSGPSNVLWAGILEKVLIPTVCAPLIGFAVGIVLMVVILWIFKEAHPGVLQRRFRLAQLVSASFMAFSHGSNDAQKTMGVITLALFAAGQIPTADVPLWVKLASAVVIGLGTYSGGRRIIRTLGMRLVKLTPVHGFAAETAASAVLLGTAHFGFPVSTTHVISTSIMGVGATQRLSAVRW